GCGCACCTCCAGGTCGATGCCCCGCAGGACCTCCAGCCGGCCGAAGCTCTTGTGGATGTTCTCGGCCACCACCATGCGGTCGTCCTCGACGGGACCGCTCTCAGCGGCGCCGTTCGCCTCGGTCACTTGACACGCCTTCTCTCACTTGGGCTGCAGCACATTCAGGCCCGCCTGCGTCTTCCGGTCCCCCTTGGTGAACGTCCGCTCGAGGAAGTACTGGCCGATCATGAACAGACTGGTGATGGCGAGGTACCACAGGCAGGCGGCGACCAGCATCGGAAACAACTGGAACGTGCGCGCGCCGATCGCGCTGAGCTGGAAGAACAGCTCACTCGTCACGGGCACGAACGCCACCAGCGCGGTGTCCTTGAGCATGGCCACGGTCTCGTTGCCCGTCGGCGGCACGATCACCCGCAGCGCCTGCGGCAGCGTGATGCGCCGGAGCACCTTCGAGCGGTTCATCCCCAGCGCCTGGGCCGCCTCGGTCTGGCCCTTGTCGACCGACTGCAGGCCGGCCCGGACGATCTCGGCCATGTAGGCGCCCTCGGACAGCGCCAGCGCGAGCAGGCCGGCCATGAAGCCGCTGAGGAAGGTGCGTGCGTCCACGCTGAAGATCCTGGCGTCGCCGTCGAGCCCGAGCAGCGGCATCCAGTAGTTGTCGAAGGGCAGGCCGAATTCGATCTGGGCGTAGAGGATGCCGAGGTTGCCGAAGAGGACGGCCAGCACCAGGCGGGGAACGGCCCGGAAGAACCAGGTGTAGAGCCAGGCCACGGAGGACAGGACCGGGTTCGTCGACAGCCGCATCACGGCGACGGCGATGCCCAGGACGATGCCGATCAGCATCGACAGGACGGTGAGGATCAGCGTGGTGCGCACGCCGATCAGCACCGGCGGGAGGAACATGTTGTCCAGCA
This sequence is a window from Spinactinospora alkalitolerans. Protein-coding genes within it:
- a CDS encoding amino acid ABC transporter permease, with translation MTASPDSPRQPDPRPPGQSPPEPIRAVPVRYPGRWVAAAVILVLAAMFVHMLVTNDAFQWGFMLDNMFLPPVLIGVRTTLILTVLSMLIGIVLGIAVAVMRLSTNPVLSSVAWLYTWFFRAVPRLVLAVLFGNLGILYAQIEFGLPFDNYWMPLLGLDGDARIFSVDARTFLSGFMAGLLALALSEGAYMAEIVRAGLQSVDKGQTEAAQALGMNRSKVLRRITLPQALRVIVPPTGNETVAMLKDTALVAFVPVTSELFFQLSAIGARTFQLFPMLVAACLWYLAITSLFMIGQYFLERTFTKGDRKTQAGLNVLQPK